DNA from Verrucomicrobiota bacterium:
TGTGCAATAGCCTCGTTCAAGCGAAGGAAAGTAATTCCCGAGGTCGCGCTTTCACACTTATCGAACTCTTGGTGGTTATCGCCATCCTTGGCATCCTGGCCGGCTTGCTGCTTCCGGCACTTTCCTATGCCAAGGCGCACGCGCGCTCGACCGCCTGCAAAAACCACCTTCGGCAAATGGGGATTGCTCTGCAAATGTACGTGCATGAGAACGGGAGTAAATATCCGTATGGGGTGAACCCTTATGCTCCCGAATTTGACGACGCAGTTGGAGTTGCGAACACGCGGTATTGGTGGGCGAAGCTTCTGCCTTACTACCCGGTGAAGTGGACGGTCGCGAAATACCACTGTCCAGGATACAAAGGGGCAATAGTGGGAGAGGTCGGCAGTCGTCCTCCCTTTGGTGCCTACGCATACAATCAGAGGGGAGTTCGACCACCTGTCTCCGGTCATCAGAATCCTAATCTTGGTATTAATATTCGTTTTCCCGACGACCAATTCGGTTTGGGACCAACCTATCACAAATCGTCGCCGTTTCGGGCAGTTTCTGAAAGTCAAATAAAGGTGCCTAGCGAGATGTTGGCCATTTGTGAATCCAGGTTCTTAAACGCGAAGGTAAATGGCTATCCAGGCGGAGAGTGCGACACGCAATGCGGATTCTTGAGGTTTCCTTACAACGGCGCGGGAAACGAATTCGCTTTTGGCGAAGAACGACACGGGAAGAATTACAATCAACTGTTCTGCGATGGACACGTTGCGGCCATGAATCCGTGGGTTTTGTTCAATCCCACGAATACCGCGCCGATGTGGAACTACGACCATCAGCCGCATCCAGAACTGTGGATGCCGGACTACTAACCTTGCTCAGAGTAAGTACCGGACTGCAGGGCGTGACTGAGCCATTGGAGTTGAAACCAACAAGCTCACTTCACCTCGTTGCCAAATTCTGAGGGCGGTTCGAGTTTGCCCTTGTGTTTCCAGAGACGGTCGTTGAGTTGCGGAAATAATTTCAGTGCGTTGTCGCGGAGAATTTGTTTGCCAATCTTCAGCGCGAACTCCTCTTTGAGATCGCCGCTCGTAATTTTTTCGGCCAGCACTTCTGCCAGACAACGGCGCGTCATTTCAGTGGCGCCGTAAATGCCCTCGGCGTGATTGCAGTCTGCTCCCCATAAGATGTGGTCGGACGGCATCACTTCAAGCCATTCGTGGTAAGCGCGTTTGGCCATCGTGTAGCTGAGCGTCGGCATCCAGACCGAATCAATCCAGACATGCGAACCGTGACGCATCCCAATCGCGCCCGTCTCGCCAATCCACGGATAACCGCCGTGAAACAGAATGAACTTGGTTCTTGGATTGGACGTGATGAGGTCGAGCAGCAACATCGGGTTCGAGCCGGCCAGCCGGCCGTGTCCGGTGTGAATTTGAAATGGCAGCTCGTACCTGGCACTGAACTCAACCAGCCGCCACATGATGAAGTCTTCAAAGTCTTTGATTTCCCTGGCTGTGAGTTCACTGCGCGGCCGACCAAAAGTTTTCTCGGCGATTTCCTTTGGCACGTTTTCAAAAAGCAGCGTTCGCTCGTAGGCCAACGTCGTTTTCAGGCAGATTGCGCCCGCGGCTTTGGCCTTCTGAAACAACTGATCAAGAGCGTTCAAGTAGTCGTCGAGCGATTTGATCTCCAGACCGGCTTCTTTGGCAAAGTAGTACGGGCTGTCCCACGGATTCTTGTCGCTGTATTCGGTAGGATGGAAACCGCGCACAAGCGTCGTAACATTGAACACCAGCACTTCAAACGGATAGTAGGTCTTGAGTTTCAACCTCGCCCAGTAAGGATCGTTGACCATGAGTTCGATGTTCGCCCGCTCGGTGACAACGTGGTAAATCCATTTCTGGTCCTGATAGTTCTTGAAGATGCGCTCATTCAACTTGCGGGCCTGCGCGTCAGTGATGGTGTCGAAGTCAACGCCGTAGAGGTCTTGAAAGGCGGGGAGTTGGTAGCGATAAACGCTCGTCGCGCGGGCATTAGTAAAATCGTTTTTGGCTTTGTCCCACCACTCGTCGAACGAACCGCCGGATTTCCACGGCGTGAGCGGATTGAAACCCGTGAAATAACTGTTGCGCCAAATGCCAGAGAGATTCATCCCGCGACCGTGGTCCGTCTCAACGTATCCCGGCAATGTTTCGAGCGGGAAAAGATGATCGTGCGTGTCGATGGCGGGAATGGAATCAAGATACGCCTTGACGCGTTTATAGCTCGCCGTTTTGCGCGTGGCTTCAGCTTGAACGAAGTTAGATGCGAGAAGACAAAACGTGAGGGTTGTGCAGAGAATAGGTTTCATAGGTCTCATGGTGGTTTCCAGTCATCAGGACTGCAATAATGCAATGATGGTTGAACGGGCCGTGGCGAGATTTTTGTATCGCGCCATCTCCTCCGGCATCGTTTGCAATACGCGGCTGAGTCGTTCTGCCACTGTTGAATCCTTCTTCAGCTCGGCGAGCGGGTGAATGGCGATCCGGATGCCGAATAGAATTCCCTGGTTTTGCGGCAATGCTACGAGCGCCTGATGTTCCACGCGCAACCAGATCTCTGTCAGACTCACGGAAGCATCGAAGCGCGGGAGTCGGCGTTCCGGATGTTGATTTAACTCCGGCGAACGGCTGAGCCCCCAGTTGGCGCGTTGCCAGGCGATGCCGGGTTTGATCTTGCTCAGAAATCCGTGGATTTGATTTCCGAGCTGCGAGTTCAAGCCGGGCACCACACCGTGAATGAATTCCAGCGGTCGGCCAATTTTTTCCGCCAGACTCCAGGAGGAGGGAAAGCAAACGCAGCCGGCCAGCAGATGAAAGCAGCCCTCGGCTTGCGGCTTCAAGAGGAGGAAATCCGGTTCGAGGGTTTCGCCCAGTGCGAGGCAGCGTTCCCAGGGAGAATTTGCTTCTTTCAATCGAGCAAGCGGAGCATCCGCTTGCCATAAGCACGCCCTCTCTATCGTTTCGTCCAGCAGCGGAATTCCTTCCGGCAAGAGTGCGGCGTAGGTCTGCGGCGCGGTTTGCAGCCAATGTCGCCGCTGTGAAATCAGTTCCTCATGGCGTTCCGTGGGTGCAAAGAATTCGGCGACGTTTCCGCGCTCGAAACGCATCTGCAGTCGATAATCTTCATCCGGAATTACATCAGCCAGATTCATCGCATCCGAAACTTCACGCCGCTTTAAGCGGATGTGACCGGTCGGTGAGCGGCATCGGCACGCGAGCGCCGCTGAGTCCGGCGTGATAGACTGCCATCACCATTTCCACAGCTTTCATTCCCGCGCGACCGCTGCAAACCGGTTCGCGATTCTTCTGGATGGCCTCAAGCCAATCGTCCACGACGCGTTGATTGGCCGGAATGAAACCGCGTTCTGCCTCATTGGCATTGAGCATGGGATCATTTTCCAGTCGCCGCCATTGATCAGTTTTACCCGATGTTTCCCATTTGCCCGGCTTCGACCAGTAAATTGTGGGACAAACATCGGCGAGAATGCGGACGCTGGCTTTACTGCCAATGATTTCAATTCCCCAGTGTCCGATGCTGTCTCGCAGTTTGGCTCGACTGGTGAAACTGGCAATGACGCCGTTGGCGAACGCGAACCGCGCTTCAATTTCGTCGCCGGCCACCGGCCCGATTTGCTCGGTGACCGTGCGCGCGTCCTGTCGCGTAATGTCACGTCCCTTCCACAACACGCGCGCCGCACACCACAGCGGTTCGCCGGCAAAGAACCGAATCAGGTCGAACAAATGTGTGCCCAACACCAACATGTCTTCGCCGCCGGCGCGCGCGTCCTGTTTTCCATAAGCACGAATCTGGAGCAGGTCGCCGATCAAGCCATTCTCCATCTCACGCTTTAGATGAAGGATGCTTGGCGCGAGACGCATTTGATGGGCGACGGCAATCTTCAACCCGGCTTTCTCGGCGAACACCAGCGAGTCATCCGCCTCCGCGAGCGTTTGAGTAAACGGCTTTTCCGAGTAAACGTGCGCGCCAACCTTGAGAGCTGCCATCGTCATTGCGTGATGTTGATCGGTCCACCGTGGCGCGACGGCCACCAGTTGCGGTTTCTCCTTTTCCAACATGAGGTGGTAATCGTCGTATTGACGAAGCGCTTTGCTTTTTTCCGCCGCCTTGGCGCGGCCCGATGGGTTCGGATCGGCCACGGCCACCACCTGAACGTTTGCGCTGTCGTTGAAAACAATGTCGAGCCCGTGGCCGTAATCTCCTTTACCAGTATGACCGATGACGGCGGCGCGCAACTTGTTGCCCGTTGCATCCGATGGCTCGGCACCAAAGAGGGTCTTGTCTGCGACCGTCACCGCACCAAGCATCAAACCTGACTGCTTCAGAAAAACCCGGCGGGAAAGCGGGGCGTTGGTTTTGTCTCTGCGGGTTGTCATGCGGCGTGAATAAACTCCACTCGCGCGACTGTCAACGGACGATTCACAAACCCGGGCGTGATTGCTGACGCGTGGTCGCCACCGGACACTAACTACCACCGAAGGCGTGGGGCACTTGG
Protein-coding regions in this window:
- a CDS encoding DUF3445 domain-containing protein, translated to MNLADVIPDEDYRLQMRFERGNVAEFFAPTERHEELISQRRHWLQTAPQTYAALLPEGIPLLDETIERACLWQADAPLARLKEANSPWERCLALGETLEPDFLLLKPQAEGCFHLLAGCVCFPSSWSLAEKIGRPLEFIHGVVPGLNSQLGNQIHGFLSKIKPGIAWQRANWGLSRSPELNQHPERRLPRFDASVSLTEIWLRVEHQALVALPQNQGILFGIRIAIHPLAELKKDSTVAERLSRVLQTMPEEMARYKNLATARSTIIALLQS
- a CDS encoding Gfo/Idh/MocA family oxidoreductase translates to MTTRRDKTNAPLSRRVFLKQSGLMLGAVTVADKTLFGAEPSDATGNKLRAAVIGHTGKGDYGHGLDIVFNDSANVQVVAVADPNPSGRAKAAEKSKALRQYDDYHLMLEKEKPQLVAVAPRWTDQHHAMTMAALKVGAHVYSEKPFTQTLAEADDSLVFAEKAGLKIAVAHQMRLAPSILHLKREMENGLIGDLLQIRAYGKQDARAGGEDMLVLGTHLFDLIRFFAGEPLWCAARVLWKGRDITRQDARTVTEQIGPVAGDEIEARFAFANGVIASFTSRAKLRDSIGHWGIEIIGSKASVRILADVCPTIYWSKPGKWETSGKTDQWRRLENDPMLNANEAERGFIPANQRVVDDWLEAIQKNREPVCSGRAGMKAVEMVMAVYHAGLSGARVPMPLTDRSHPLKAA
- a CDS encoding amidohydrolase family protein, translated to MKPILCTTLTFCLLASNFVQAEATRKTASYKRVKAYLDSIPAIDTHDHLFPLETLPGYVETDHGRGMNLSGIWRNSYFTGFNPLTPWKSGGSFDEWWDKAKNDFTNARATSVYRYQLPAFQDLYGVDFDTITDAQARKLNERIFKNYQDQKWIYHVVTERANIELMVNDPYWARLKLKTYYPFEVLVFNVTTLVRGFHPTEYSDKNPWDSPYYFAKEAGLEIKSLDDYLNALDQLFQKAKAAGAICLKTTLAYERTLLFENVPKEIAEKTFGRPRSELTAREIKDFEDFIMWRLVEFSARYELPFQIHTGHGRLAGSNPMLLLDLITSNPRTKFILFHGGYPWIGETGAIGMRHGSHVWIDSVWMPTLSYTMAKRAYHEWLEVMPSDHILWGADCNHAEGIYGATEMTRRCLAEVLAEKITSGDLKEEFALKIGKQILRDNALKLFPQLNDRLWKHKGKLEPPSEFGNEVK
- a CDS encoding prepilin-type N-terminal cleavage/methylation domain-containing protein → MTKLCNSLVQAKESNSRGRAFTLIELLVVIAILGILAGLLLPALSYAKAHARSTACKNHLRQMGIALQMYVHENGSKYPYGVNPYAPEFDDAVGVANTRYWWAKLLPYYPVKWTVAKYHCPGYKGAIVGEVGSRPPFGAYAYNQRGVRPPVSGHQNPNLGINIRFPDDQFGLGPTYHKSSPFRAVSESQIKVPSEMLAICESRFLNAKVNGYPGGECDTQCGFLRFPYNGAGNEFAFGEERHGKNYNQLFCDGHVAAMNPWVLFNPTNTAPMWNYDHQPHPELWMPDY